In Parasegetibacter sp. NRK P23, a single genomic region encodes these proteins:
- a CDS encoding rhomboid family intramembrane serine protease, whose translation MGVLEQNRRRRMFLGQEGNQLTYLIIFLAIIFVAFKFIYIIYLLSDMKDELYRPDVHNWLTLPASLDQLLTRPWTILTYAFMHFKVWHALGNLLWIWAFGFILQDLAGNNKIIPLFIYGALAGGIIYLVSFNLLPVFKPSVPVSTLEGASAGAMAIAVAATTLAPNYRLFPMINGGIPLWVLTTVFVIIDFASIDSTNPGGHLAHLAGAVVGFVFVRQLRRGHDWGAWMNNFATWLNNLFNPDKPKNRTPLKDQMFYKSKGEPYKKIPQITQQRIDAILDKINQKGVHLLTEEEKEILKRAGEGEA comes from the coding sequence ATGGGCGTACTCGAACAGAACAGGAGAAGAAGAATGTTCCTGGGGCAGGAAGGAAATCAGCTCACCTACCTGATCATTTTCCTGGCCATCATTTTCGTGGCTTTCAAGTTCATTTATATTATTTACCTGTTGTCCGATATGAAGGATGAGCTTTACAGACCGGACGTGCACAACTGGCTGACCCTGCCCGCAAGTCTGGACCAGTTACTTACCCGTCCATGGACCATCCTCACTTACGCGTTTATGCATTTCAAAGTGTGGCACGCGCTGGGTAACCTGTTGTGGATTTGGGCCTTCGGCTTCATATTACAAGACCTGGCCGGTAACAATAAGATTATTCCCCTTTTCATATATGGTGCGCTGGCCGGCGGGATCATTTACCTGGTAAGTTTTAACCTGCTGCCGGTTTTCAAACCCAGTGTTCCGGTTTCCACCCTGGAAGGGGCTTCCGCCGGAGCCATGGCCATTGCTGTTGCGGCCACTACGCTGGCACCCAATTACAGACTTTTCCCCATGATCAATGGCGGCATTCCGTTGTGGGTGCTCACCACTGTATTTGTGATCATCGATTTCGCCAGCATTGATTCCACCAATCCCGGGGGACACCTGGCGCATCTTGCGGGCGCGGTGGTTGGCTTCGTTTTCGTCAGGCAATTGCGGCGCGGCCACGACTGGGGCGCATGGATGAATAACTTCGCTACCTGGCTCAACAATCTTTTCAATCCTGATAAACCAAAGAACAGAACCCCGTTGAAGGACCAGATGTTCTACAAATCCAAAGGAGAACCTTACAAAAAAATCCCGCAGATCACCCAGCAACGGATTGATGCGATACTGGATAAGATCAACCAGAAAGGGGTTCATTTATTAACGGAAGAAGAAAAGGAAATCCTGAAAAGGGCCGGAGAAGGAGAGGCGTAA
- a CDS encoding SRPBCC family protein, whose amino-acid sequence MSENVFYFRAHLMVPVSSTIVFGYLTNTSAYPEWWGSVVKRSLPKGNTPSNEVGAKCAMDIRGLLPIVLHLEHTVKEITDPSHILFETHGDLSGMGRWTLEDVDAGCRITFEWSITPERKLIRTLSPFLRPVFRMHHKYCLRQAGLGLKREIVRKLNRLPLSSVPMF is encoded by the coding sequence ATGTCAGAAAACGTATTCTACTTCCGAGCGCACCTGATGGTACCTGTTTCATCCACCATCGTATTTGGCTATCTTACCAATACTTCCGCCTATCCGGAGTGGTGGGGTTCCGTAGTAAAAAGATCGCTCCCGAAGGGCAATACCCCTTCAAATGAAGTGGGCGCCAAATGCGCGATGGATATCCGTGGGCTCCTGCCCATCGTACTTCACCTGGAACACACCGTAAAAGAGATCACCGATCCCTCACATATACTGTTTGAAACCCACGGTGACCTGTCAGGGATGGGACGCTGGACACTGGAAGACGTGGATGCCGGATGCCGGATCACCTTCGAATGGTCCATCACGCCTGAAAGAAAGCTGATCCGCACACTTTCACCTTTCCTCCGCCCCGTGTTCAGGATGCACCATAAATATTGCCTTCGCCAGGCTGGACTTGGGTTGAAGAGAGAAATCGTAAGGAAACTGAACAGGTTGCCGCTGAGCAGTGTACCGATGTTTTAA
- a CDS encoding PfkB family carbohydrate kinase, whose product MSLISVGTMAFDAIETPFGKTDRIIGGSATYVAYAASNFVKPVQQVSIVGNDFPQEEMDELSSRGVELDGVEIVKDKKSFFWSGKYHLDMNTRDTLVTDLNVLADFDPVIPVSYQGAEFLMLGNLDPKVQLSVIKQMKQRPRLIVMDTMNFWMEIALPKLEEVLKEVDVLMVNDSEARQLSGQFSLVKAAKVIMGMGPKYLIIKKGEHGALLFHENNVFFAPALPLEDVFDPTGAGDTFAGGFIGHLARTKDISFENMKTAIIVGSAMASFCVEKFGPTRLKEITKADIDERIQQFVNLVNFDFSLTSE is encoded by the coding sequence ATGTCTTTAATCTCAGTAGGAACCATGGCTTTCGACGCCATTGAGACACCTTTCGGCAAAACCGACCGTATTATCGGAGGCTCAGCAACTTATGTGGCTTATGCCGCCAGTAACTTTGTAAAGCCAGTTCAGCAGGTGTCAATTGTAGGGAACGATTTTCCCCAGGAAGAAATGGACGAACTCTCTTCCCGTGGCGTGGAACTGGATGGCGTAGAGATCGTTAAGGACAAAAAATCTTTCTTCTGGAGCGGTAAATACCACCTCGATATGAACACCCGGGATACGCTGGTAACCGACCTCAATGTACTGGCAGATTTTGATCCCGTTATCCCCGTAAGCTACCAGGGCGCCGAATTCCTGATGCTGGGTAACCTTGATCCGAAAGTGCAACTTTCCGTGATCAAACAAATGAAGCAGCGTCCCCGCCTGATCGTGATGGATACCATGAATTTCTGGATGGAGATCGCATTACCCAAACTGGAGGAAGTACTCAAAGAAGTGGACGTGCTGATGGTGAACGACAGTGAGGCCCGTCAACTCAGCGGACAGTTCTCCCTCGTAAAAGCGGCTAAGGTAATCATGGGCATGGGTCCCAAATACCTCATCATCAAAAAAGGGGAACACGGCGCATTGCTGTTCCACGAGAACAATGTATTCTTTGCACCCGCCCTTCCCCTCGAAGATGTATTCGATCCAACAGGCGCGGGAGATACCTTCGCCGGTGGATTTATAGGCCACCTCGCCCGTACCAAAGACATCTCCTTCGAGAATATGAAGACAGCCATCATTGTGGGTTCCGCCATGGCTTCTTTCTGCGTGGAGAAATTTGGTCCCACACGTCTCAAAGAGATCACCAAAGCAGATATCGACGAACGCATTCAGCAGTTTGTTAACCTGGTGAACTTCGATTTCTCATTGACTTCAGAATAG
- a CDS encoding rhomboid family intramembrane serine protease, giving the protein MTQFRPGGFQVLPLVIKNLLIINGLVFLAQTVLEQQGMGGELMNLFALHHVQSPLFSPYQLITHLFMHGDLGHIFFNMFALWMFGSILENLWGPKRFLIFYLACGLGAAVIHLGTIWIGFHQFLDTYALFKQNPSPEIFAQLYQDHLKGTGLGITARDVYDNWMNNPQMGYARSTEAMTILEAYKQYTDYEPTIGASGAVFGCLAAFGYLFPNSYIYLYFFVPIKVKWFVLGYAAVELFMGLRNSAGDNVAHWAHLGGALVGFLLVYFWNKTNRRTFY; this is encoded by the coding sequence ATGACCCAATTTCGTCCGGGCGGATTCCAGGTATTGCCGCTCGTTATTAAGAATTTACTGATCATCAATGGACTTGTTTTCCTGGCCCAGACCGTATTGGAGCAGCAAGGCATGGGCGGAGAACTGATGAATCTTTTCGCCCTGCACCATGTTCAATCTCCGCTATTCAGCCCATACCAGCTGATTACCCACCTGTTCATGCACGGGGACCTCGGGCACATCTTCTTCAACATGTTCGCCCTCTGGATGTTTGGGAGTATCCTGGAAAACCTTTGGGGGCCGAAGCGCTTTCTGATATTTTACCTGGCTTGCGGCCTTGGAGCGGCGGTTATCCACCTGGGTACGATCTGGATCGGCTTCCACCAGTTCCTGGATACCTATGCATTGTTCAAACAAAACCCTTCTCCTGAAATCTTTGCGCAATTGTACCAGGATCATCTGAAAGGAACGGGCTTAGGTATCACTGCACGAGACGTATACGATAACTGGATGAACAACCCTCAGATGGGGTACGCACGCAGTACTGAGGCCATGACCATACTTGAAGCCTATAAACAATATACGGATTACGAACCCACCATCGGTGCTTCCGGCGCTGTTTTCGGTTGCCTTGCGGCATTCGGCTACCTCTTCCCCAACAGCTATATCTATCTGTATTTCTTCGTGCCCATCAAAGTAAAATGGTTCGTGCTGGGTTATGCGGCGGTGGAACTGTTTATGGGATTGCGCAACTCAGCAGGCGACAACGTGGCGCACTGGGCGCACCTTGGCGGCGCGCTGGTCGGCTTCCTGCTGGTGTACTTCTGGAACAAAACCAATCGCCGGACGTTTTATTAA
- a CDS encoding lamin tail domain-containing protein: protein MNWGRRIITMILLILTGIKSESQQVSRYDVVITELMADPDPPVQLPAAEYVEVLNRSGNPVFLEGWTLSDRTGSGSIQGNFRLDPGAFLLLCATSNVAQFQVFGQTIGVTRFPSLDNAGDVLQLKDASGATIHAISYAISWYRESFKQQGGWSLEMIDTAQPCLDVHTQTDFSRNWSASADPEGGSPGKAGRIMKPLPIVAIVPVHSFMTDLNTIVVQMNMSFDTKSIARDLFVEKISGLNPDTVFKEQFWNDAISLHFSDAFREKQLYSIAIQNMRGCNGAVQHAPVVLPTAMPIVPGKEEVLLNELLFNPHPPAEDYIELHNKGPGAIDLSGMYLGGMNTAGAITLSGPLSPETRLLFPGEYIVYSAETRFLKEQYLVKDSARLFPLKTMPSYPDDKGTVLLFNSRGAIVDEVSYQERWHHQLLTNKEGVPLERIFTGRDSNDPNNWHSSAGTPGYKNAQQVENEAMAARQFFSLPYSLVSPNADGHQDILLLEYNFAEPGWIITVQVFDLSGRAVKTIARQLLAGTSGLLKWDGVAENGKMAPAGHYLLLVQYFHANGRVRHWKRAISIYGR, encoded by the coding sequence ATGAATTGGGGGAGAAGGATAATAACGATGATTTTACTGATCTTAACAGGAATAAAGTCGGAAAGCCAACAGGTAAGCAGATACGATGTGGTGATCACGGAACTGATGGCCGACCCCGATCCCCCCGTTCAATTGCCCGCGGCTGAATATGTGGAGGTATTGAACCGGAGCGGCAACCCTGTATTCCTGGAGGGATGGACACTGAGCGACCGAACCGGTTCTGGTTCCATACAAGGAAACTTCCGTCTCGATCCAGGCGCCTTTCTTCTGTTATGCGCCACCTCGAATGTTGCGCAGTTCCAGGTATTTGGTCAAACCATTGGCGTTACAAGGTTCCCATCTCTTGATAATGCAGGCGATGTGCTTCAACTGAAAGACGCCTCCGGCGCAACAATACATGCTATATCCTACGCCATAAGCTGGTACAGAGAAAGTTTTAAACAGCAAGGTGGCTGGTCGCTGGAAATGATTGATACGGCACAGCCCTGCCTTGACGTACACACGCAAACCGACTTCAGCAGAAACTGGAGCGCCTCCGCTGACCCCGAAGGAGGAAGTCCCGGAAAAGCAGGCAGGATCATGAAACCATTACCCATTGTTGCCATTGTGCCGGTACATAGTTTTATGACTGATCTCAACACCATCGTTGTGCAAATGAATATGAGCTTTGATACAAAGAGTATAGCACGGGATTTATTTGTCGAAAAGATCAGTGGCTTAAATCCGGATACGGTTTTTAAAGAGCAGTTCTGGAACGATGCGATATCCTTACATTTCAGCGATGCATTCCGTGAAAAACAGCTATACAGCATAGCCATTCAAAACATGCGCGGTTGCAATGGTGCTGTACAGCACGCCCCGGTTGTATTGCCCACCGCAATGCCAATCGTCCCCGGAAAAGAGGAAGTGCTGCTGAACGAACTCCTGTTTAACCCACACCCTCCCGCAGAAGATTATATTGAATTACACAACAAAGGGCCGGGCGCAATAGATCTTTCCGGAATGTATTTAGGCGGGATGAATACCGCTGGCGCCATAACATTATCCGGGCCTTTAAGCCCTGAAACAAGGTTGTTGTTTCCCGGTGAGTACATCGTATACTCCGCTGAAACAAGGTTCCTGAAGGAACAATACCTAGTAAAGGATAGCGCAAGATTGTTTCCGTTGAAAACTATGCCCTCCTACCCCGATGACAAGGGTACAGTATTACTCTTCAATAGCCGGGGAGCAATCGTGGATGAAGTATCCTATCAAGAACGGTGGCACCACCAGCTGCTCACTAACAAAGAAGGCGTACCCCTTGAAAGGATATTCACGGGCAGAGACAGTAATGATCCCAACAACTGGCACTCTTCGGCAGGAACGCCGGGGTATAAAAACGCGCAGCAGGTGGAAAATGAAGCGATGGCAGCGAGGCAGTTTTTTAGTCTGCCCTATTCCCTTGTGTCGCCTAACGCAGATGGTCACCAGGATATCCTGCTATTGGAATACAACTTTGCTGAACCCGGGTGGATAATTACGGTTCAGGTATTCGATCTTTCGGGACGCGCCGTTAAAACCATCGCGCGGCAGTTACTGGCGGGAACCTCGGGGTTACTCAAATGGGATGGTGTTGCAGAGAACGGGAAGATGGCGCCTGCAGGGCATTACCTGCTATTGGTGCAATACTTCCATGCCAATGGACGCGTAAGACATTGGAAGAGGGCGATCAGCATTTATGGAAGATAG
- a CDS encoding endonuclease/exonuclease/phosphatase family protein codes for MAGTIRKIAKKFFIVSNIVLTVFVAIACLVPWLNPGTYWWSAILGLGMPVMIGVQLIFLVFWLIARSRWAWLPVVSILLSFQQIAAFFAFSTSSWKEEKKEGTLRVMTWNVSRWDEYNRKKRGGVSYRDVMLDVVRKQNADILCFQEFFESKMAKRYDPNIVEFTRKMGYPYHYFAVEQKIYSGDYLIGNIIFSRYPIIDTGKVQLGESKRVENMAFADVLVKGKKIRIMTTHLQSVLFNEGDYRGIDNIGNSKEETLRASKTILSKLRRAYYYRGLQADKLKGEMDKSPYPIILTGDFNDVPTSYTYFTLRGKKKDVFLEKGGGIGRTFRMISPTLRIDFILADPSIKVEQFKRPTVHYSDHYPQIADLNIDALVQPQPKDPG; via the coding sequence ATGGCGGGGACTATCAGAAAAATAGCGAAGAAATTTTTTATTGTTTCCAACATCGTACTAACGGTATTCGTTGCAATAGCGTGCCTGGTGCCCTGGCTCAATCCGGGCACTTATTGGTGGAGCGCTATCCTTGGTTTAGGGATGCCGGTGATGATTGGGGTACAGCTTATTTTCCTGGTGTTCTGGCTGATCGCGCGTTCGCGCTGGGCATGGCTTCCCGTTGTTTCTATCCTGCTCTCGTTTCAGCAGATCGCGGCTTTTTTCGCCTTCAGTACCAGTTCCTGGAAAGAGGAAAAAAAAGAAGGAACGCTCCGCGTGATGACCTGGAACGTTTCGCGCTGGGATGAATACAACAGGAAAAAAAGAGGGGGAGTAAGTTACCGGGATGTGATGCTGGATGTGGTACGGAAACAGAACGCAGACATATTGTGTTTCCAGGAGTTTTTTGAATCGAAGATGGCAAAGCGGTACGATCCGAACATTGTTGAATTCACCCGTAAAATGGGGTATCCCTATCATTATTTCGCGGTGGAGCAGAAAATATATTCCGGAGATTACCTGATCGGAAACATCATTTTCTCTCGCTACCCAATTATTGATACCGGTAAAGTACAACTTGGAGAAAGCAAACGGGTGGAAAATATGGCTTTCGCCGATGTGTTGGTCAAAGGAAAAAAAATCAGGATAATGACCACGCACCTTCAATCTGTATTGTTTAACGAAGGCGACTACCGGGGAATCGATAATATCGGGAACAGTAAAGAGGAAACCCTGCGGGCTTCCAAAACTATTCTCTCTAAATTGAGAAGAGCTTATTACTATCGCGGTCTTCAGGCGGATAAACTGAAGGGAGAAATGGACAAAAGTCCTTATCCGATTATCCTTACGGGCGATTTTAATGATGTCCCCACATCCTATACCTATTTTACACTCAGGGGTAAAAAGAAGGATGTTTTCCTGGAAAAAGGTGGCGGAATCGGAAGAACCTTCAGGATGATTTCGCCTACTTTAAGGATCGATTTTATTCTTGCTGATCCTTCCATAAAGGTAGAGCAGTTCAAACGGCCCACCGTTCATTACTCAGATCATTACCCTCAAATTGCAGACCTGAATATTGATGCGCTGGTTCAGCCTCAGCCCAAAGATCCAGGCTAA
- the rlmD gene encoding 23S rRNA (uracil(1939)-C(5))-methyltransferase RlmD: MPKRKKNIELSNVLVEQYAAEGKSLARVEGKVIFIEGAVPGDTVNLRLGKSKKDWAEGHVTGFTGYSPDRVEPFCAHFGVCGGCRWQMLPYDKQLVYKQQQVVDNLTRIGKVPLPPMESILGAEDTRYYRNKIEYTFGNRRYLLPSELNNPDIDPNQPVAGFHARGMFDKLVDIDVCHLQEEPTNLIRKFIRDFAVQRNLSFYDIRAHQGWLRTMQVRLCTTGEIMVNVVFGEERKKDRIALFDALLAQFPAITTLLYTINLKWNDSISDQEPIAYHGKGFVIEQLEDFRFKIGPKSFFQTNTRQGTALYQVTREFAELTGKETVYDLYCGTGSIGIFVSKLAGKIIGVEMVPEAIEDAKENAALNGLPNSEFYAGDVIDICDDAFFNQHGRPDVIITDPPRAGMHDKLVRKILEMEAPTVVYVSCNPATQARDLIGLSEKYDVTRVRPVDMFPHTHHIENVVQLKLKSRS, translated from the coding sequence GTGCCAAAAAGAAAAAAGAACATCGAACTCTCCAATGTACTCGTGGAGCAATACGCCGCGGAAGGCAAATCCCTCGCGCGCGTGGAAGGAAAAGTGATTTTTATAGAAGGAGCCGTTCCCGGCGATACGGTGAACCTGCGCCTGGGCAAGAGCAAAAAAGACTGGGCCGAAGGACATGTGACCGGTTTTACCGGCTATTCCCCCGACCGGGTGGAGCCTTTCTGCGCCCATTTCGGGGTTTGCGGCGGTTGCCGCTGGCAGATGCTTCCCTATGATAAGCAATTGGTTTACAAGCAGCAACAGGTGGTGGACAACCTCACCCGTATCGGCAAGGTGCCGCTTCCCCCCATGGAATCCATCCTGGGTGCGGAAGATACCCGGTACTACAGGAATAAGATTGAGTACACCTTCGGCAACAGGAGATACCTGCTTCCTTCCGAACTGAATAATCCGGACATCGATCCGAACCAACCCGTGGCCGGTTTCCACGCCAGGGGGATGTTCGATAAGCTGGTAGATATAGACGTATGCCATCTTCAGGAGGAACCCACCAACCTGATCCGGAAGTTCATCCGTGATTTCGCGGTACAAAGGAATCTTTCTTTCTATGATATACGCGCCCACCAGGGCTGGTTGCGCACCATGCAGGTCCGGTTGTGCACCACCGGGGAAATTATGGTGAACGTGGTATTCGGGGAAGAACGCAAAAAGGACCGGATCGCGTTGTTCGACGCGTTACTGGCGCAGTTCCCGGCCATCACTACTTTGTTGTACACCATCAACCTGAAATGGAACGACTCTATCTCCGACCAGGAACCCATCGCCTACCACGGCAAAGGTTTCGTGATCGAGCAACTGGAAGATTTCCGTTTTAAGATCGGGCCGAAATCATTCTTCCAGACCAATACCCGGCAGGGAACGGCGCTTTACCAGGTTACCCGGGAATTCGCTGAACTTACGGGGAAGGAAACTGTTTATGACCTCTATTGCGGTACGGGTAGTATTGGCATTTTCGTGAGCAAACTGGCCGGAAAGATCATTGGGGTGGAAATGGTACCCGAAGCCATTGAGGATGCAAAGGAAAACGCGGCATTGAACGGATTGCCGAACAGCGAATTTTATGCGGGAGATGTGATCGATATATGCGATGACGCGTTTTTCAACCAGCATGGCCGACCGGACGTGATCATCACCGATCCGCCGCGCGCGGGGATGCACGATAAACTGGTGCGGAAGATACTGGAAATGGAAGCGCCCACCGTAGTATATGTGAGTTGTAATCCGGCCACACAGGCCCGGGATTTGATAGGACTGAGCGAGAAGTACGACGTAACCCGGGTAAGACCGGTTGATATGTTCCCGCATACCCATCATATTGAAAACGTGGTTCAACTGAAACTGAAGAGCCGATCCTAA
- the cysS gene encoding cysteine--tRNA ligase, producing the protein MSNLKVFNSYTRQKEAFQPIVPGYAGMYVCGPTVSGESHLGHARPFITFDIIYRYLMHLGYKVRYVRNITDAGHFEEEGRAAEDKISSKAVLEKLEPMELVQKYTNLFHWAMRRFNNLEPSIEPTATGHIVEQIEMIKQIIAEGYAYESNGSVYFDVKKYAETHPYGKLSGRIVDELLETSRELEGQDEKKNKQDFALWKAAPPEHIMRWASPWGEGFPGWHIECSAMSTKYLGEEFDIHGGGMDLMFPHHESEIAQSSVCNGGHVPARYWLHNNMITINGKKMGKSYNNVIKLTELFSGDHPILEKAYSPMTVRFFILQTHYRSTLDFSNEALQGAEKGLKRLWEAYAHLRKLEGTSASPADSELDARVNTLVDEFEVFMQDDFSTAKVLANMFELVPVINSIKDGHIDVNALSAATLEKLKTGFTTFLENVFGLTEEEAVQDDKLNGVMELLIEIRKEARARKDYATSDKIRNQLSELGILLKDEKNGGMSFSLK; encoded by the coding sequence ATGAGCAACTTAAAAGTATTCAACTCCTATACAAGGCAGAAAGAGGCTTTCCAACCCATTGTTCCGGGATATGCGGGCATGTACGTCTGCGGACCTACGGTTAGTGGCGAAAGTCACCTCGGCCACGCGCGCCCCTTTATTACGTTTGACATCATTTACCGCTACCTCATGCACCTGGGGTACAAAGTCCGTTATGTACGCAATATCACTGATGCCGGGCACTTTGAAGAGGAGGGCCGTGCGGCGGAGGATAAAATTTCTTCCAAGGCGGTACTGGAAAAGTTGGAACCGATGGAACTGGTGCAGAAATACACCAATCTTTTCCATTGGGCCATGCGCAGGTTTAACAACCTGGAACCCAGTATTGAGCCTACCGCTACCGGACATATCGTGGAACAGATCGAAATGATCAAACAGATCATCGCGGAAGGATATGCTTATGAAAGCAATGGCTCCGTTTATTTCGATGTGAAGAAATACGCGGAAACGCATCCTTACGGAAAACTGAGTGGCAGGATCGTGGATGAATTGCTCGAAACCTCCCGTGAACTGGAGGGTCAGGACGAGAAGAAGAACAAACAGGATTTTGCTTTGTGGAAAGCCGCGCCACCCGAACACATCATGCGGTGGGCGAGTCCCTGGGGTGAAGGTTTTCCCGGCTGGCATATTGAATGTTCCGCGATGAGTACCAAGTACCTCGGCGAGGAATTTGACATACACGGCGGAGGCATGGACCTGATGTTCCCGCACCACGAAAGTGAGATCGCGCAAAGTTCCGTTTGCAACGGCGGTCACGTGCCCGCAAGGTACTGGCTGCACAACAATATGATCACCATCAACGGTAAAAAGATGGGAAAAAGCTACAACAACGTGATCAAGCTCACCGAGTTGTTCAGTGGCGATCATCCCATTCTCGAAAAGGCTTATAGTCCGATGACGGTGCGTTTCTTCATTCTTCAGACCCATTACCGCAGTACGCTTGATTTCAGCAATGAAGCGTTGCAGGGGGCGGAAAAAGGATTGAAAAGGCTGTGGGAAGCGTATGCGCATCTCCGTAAACTGGAAGGCACATCAGCCTCTCCGGCCGATAGCGAACTCGATGCCCGTGTAAACACGCTCGTGGATGAGTTCGAAGTGTTTATGCAGGACGATTTCAGCACCGCGAAAGTACTCGCCAATATGTTCGAACTGGTGCCCGTGATCAACTCCATTAAAGATGGGCATATTGATGTGAACGCTTTATCCGCCGCCACGCTGGAAAAACTGAAAACAGGGTTCACCACTTTTCTTGAAAATGTATTCGGACTCACCGAAGAAGAAGCCGTTCAGGACGATAAACTGAACGGGGTGATGGAACTACTGATCGAGATCAGGAAGGAAGCCCGTGCCAGGAAAGATTACGCCACTTCCGATAAGATACGCAACCAGCTCAGTGAACTGGGGATTTTATTGAAGGATGAAAAGAACGGGGGGATGAGCTTTTCGCTGAAATAA
- a CDS encoding aspartate-semialdehyde dehydrogenase has product MKVAVVGATGLVGSKMLQVLTERNFPVTELIPVASERSVGKQVEFKGKQYSIVSAADAIAAKPNVAIFSAGGSTSLEWAPKFAEAGITVIDNSSAWRMDPTKALIVPEINADSLTAADKIIANPNCSTIQMVVALNPLHKKYKIKRIVVSTYQSVTGTGVKAVNQLMNERKGVEGEMAYKYPIDLNVIPQIDVFLENGYTKEEMKMVKETKKIMRDDSIRVTATTVRIPVMGGHSESVNVEFENDFDLAEVRSLLSAAPGVVVVDDPANAQYPMPMDAHEKDEVFVGRLRRDESAPNTLNMWIVSDNLRKGAATNAVQIAEYLNGKGLL; this is encoded by the coding sequence ATGAAAGTAGCTGTAGTGGGAGCAACCGGCCTGGTAGGCTCCAAAATGTTGCAGGTATTAACGGAACGCAACTTCCCGGTAACTGAACTTATTCCCGTGGCCTCTGAAAGATCCGTAGGCAAACAGGTGGAGTTTAAGGGAAAGCAATATTCCATTGTGAGCGCCGCCGATGCCATTGCCGCCAAGCCCAATGTAGCTATTTTCTCCGCCGGAGGAAGTACTTCCCTGGAGTGGGCACCAAAATTTGCTGAGGCTGGTATTACGGTGATCGACAATTCTTCCGCCTGGAGAATGGATCCCACCAAAGCGCTGATCGTGCCTGAGATCAATGCCGATTCGCTTACCGCGGCCGATAAAATCATCGCTAACCCCAATTGTTCTACCATCCAGATGGTGGTGGCATTGAACCCGCTGCACAAAAAATATAAGATCAAAAGGATCGTGGTGTCCACTTACCAGTCTGTAACAGGAACAGGGGTGAAAGCCGTGAACCAGCTGATGAACGAAAGGAAAGGCGTGGAAGGTGAGATGGCGTACAAATATCCCATCGACCTGAACGTGATTCCGCAGATTGATGTATTCCTGGAAAACGGTTATACCAAGGAAGAAATGAAAATGGTGAAAGAAACCAAGAAGATCATGCGCGATGACTCCATCCGTGTGACGGCCACCACTGTACGTATTCCTGTAATGGGCGGACACAGTGAGAGCGTGAACGTGGAATTTGAGAACGATTTTGACCTGGCTGAAGTTCGCTCCCTGCTCAGTGCAGCGCCTGGCGTGGTAGTGGTGGATGATCCTGCCAACGCGCAATATCCCATGCCGATGGATGCACACGAGAAAGACGAAGTATTCGTGGGCCGTCTTCGCCGCGATGAAAGCGCTCCGAATACCCTGAACATGTGGATCGTAAGCGATAACCTCCGCAAAGGTGCCGCCACCAACGCCGTTCAGATCGCGGAATACTTGAATGGGAAAGGATTGCTTTAG